From the genome of Mycobacterium dioxanotrophicus, one region includes:
- a CDS encoding ABC transporter substrate-binding protein, whose protein sequence is MKSTLWRMLTAALTATALAVSVTACTSSGSANADELTVGFVVDPSWAQVPVAASTGLFDKHGVKVKVVNFSSGVEALQAASAGQVDITTAADVPTSAALTRTPTLRVVGDGSRWEGSRIVARRSAGITTIADLNGKSIGTPLGTSAAYYISNALAQNHINAQLVQVAPSAVVTAATQRNVDAVSIFQPYQAQTIQALDTDAVELDGGTYHQHSLFLATQQAIADKGPAITSFFAALADAGSALSQQDNAAIDAVAKATQLDAGLLRPVLKEFDFTLQLNPDLAAKLTDLGEWAKTQKSIDATAALPDYAQFLDNRFLTKPAT, encoded by the coding sequence GTGAAATCCACTCTCTGGCGGATGCTCACCGCCGCACTGACCGCCACCGCGCTCGCCGTGTCGGTCACCGCCTGCACCAGCTCGGGCAGTGCGAACGCCGACGAATTGACCGTCGGCTTCGTCGTGGACCCGTCCTGGGCGCAGGTCCCGGTGGCGGCTTCGACCGGCTTGTTCGACAAGCACGGCGTCAAGGTCAAGGTGGTGAACTTCTCCTCGGGCGTCGAGGCGCTGCAGGCCGCGTCGGCGGGTCAGGTCGACATCACCACTGCCGCAGACGTTCCCACGTCGGCCGCACTCACCCGCACCCCGACCCTGAGGGTCGTCGGCGACGGGTCCCGGTGGGAAGGTTCGCGCATCGTGGCGCGGCGCAGCGCGGGCATCACAACCATCGCCGACCTGAACGGGAAGTCGATCGGCACCCCGCTGGGCACCAGCGCCGCGTACTACATCTCGAATGCCCTGGCGCAGAACCACATCAACGCCCAGCTGGTGCAGGTGGCGCCGTCGGCCGTGGTGACCGCGGCCACCCAGCGCAACGTCGACGCGGTGTCGATCTTCCAGCCGTACCAGGCGCAGACCATCCAGGCGCTCGACACCGACGCGGTCGAGCTCGACGGCGGCACCTATCACCAGCACAGCCTGTTCCTCGCCACCCAGCAGGCGATCGCCGACAAAGGTCCGGCGATCACGAGCTTCTTCGCAGCCCTCGCCGACGCGGGATCCGCTCTGTCCCAACAGGACAACGCCGCGATCGACGCCGTGGCCAAAGCCACGCAGCTCGACGCGGGCCTGCTGCGCCCGGTGCTCAAAGAATTCGACTTCACGCTGCAGCTCAATCCGGATCTCGCTGCCAAGCTGACCGATCTCGGCGAATGGGCCAAGACCCAGAAGTCGATCGACGCCACGGCCGCGTTGCCCGATTACGCGCAGTTCCTGGACAACCGGTTCCTGACGAAACCGGCGACGTAG
- a CDS encoding PucR family transcriptional regulator, which yields MSITVRELLDMPHLQLRLHSGKAGLDRQVSWTHTSDLPEPWQWVSAGELLMTNGMSFPAGAAEQEHLLDELQRVGASGLAIGEEMYCPRLTQRFTRASERLGLPVLWIRYPMPFVAISRAIAEATLLEQSQRLMRTARIYDALRRTTAGDVARSRIADALTKELRCSVFVCDRVTGDAYHPDGPHPGDEVKETVRAASQGTLAAGARSILTPSGVEVLVGEVPTHEHAVLAVIREGGVALDGVLIQHAATVVALELSQTHLALEHTRRSGAELTAQLIDGRIDQRVGRRQLQSAGLDPATSMFVSVTCADDRRLRDLHVALWRRRIPHVTAFRSGVAHAVVPGTDAAVDAIAASLGSTARIGASRVMKTVGRSAEAAREATWALGTAQRTGDAIVRYGTATSWVGMGGVEDAQAMVERWLGPLIEHDAQHRTGLVETLEAFLTNQRSWQRTAAAMNVHRQTVLYRVHKVEELTGARLSDTADIAQLWLALRSRDLLDGR from the coding sequence GTGAGCATCACGGTGCGCGAGCTGCTGGACATGCCGCACCTGCAGCTGCGACTGCATTCCGGCAAGGCCGGGTTGGACCGCCAGGTGTCCTGGACGCACACGTCGGACCTGCCCGAGCCGTGGCAGTGGGTCAGCGCCGGGGAGCTCCTGATGACCAACGGCATGTCGTTCCCCGCGGGGGCGGCCGAGCAGGAACATCTGCTCGACGAGTTGCAGCGGGTCGGCGCCAGCGGGTTGGCCATCGGCGAGGAGATGTATTGCCCCCGGCTGACCCAGCGCTTCACCCGCGCCAGCGAACGCCTCGGCCTGCCGGTGCTGTGGATCCGCTATCCCATGCCGTTCGTGGCGATTTCGCGGGCCATCGCCGAGGCCACGCTGCTAGAGCAGTCGCAGCGGCTCATGCGCACGGCCCGTATCTACGATGCGCTGCGCCGCACCACCGCCGGCGACGTGGCGCGGTCCCGCATCGCCGACGCGCTCACCAAGGAATTGCGGTGTTCGGTGTTCGTCTGCGACCGCGTCACCGGCGACGCGTATCACCCCGACGGACCGCACCCCGGCGATGAGGTCAAGGAGACCGTGCGTGCGGCATCGCAGGGCACGCTCGCCGCAGGGGCGCGGTCCATCCTGACGCCCAGCGGCGTCGAGGTCCTCGTCGGCGAGGTACCGACACACGAACACGCGGTGCTGGCCGTCATCCGGGAAGGCGGAGTGGCCCTCGACGGCGTGCTGATCCAGCACGCGGCGACGGTCGTCGCGCTGGAACTGTCCCAGACCCACCTGGCCCTGGAACACACCCGTCGCTCGGGCGCCGAGCTCACCGCGCAGCTCATCGACGGCCGCATCGATCAGCGGGTCGGGCGCAGGCAATTGCAGTCAGCGGGTCTGGACCCGGCGACGTCGATGTTCGTCTCGGTGACCTGTGCCGACGACCGCAGGCTGCGGGATCTGCATGTGGCCTTGTGGCGGCGCCGGATTCCGCATGTGACCGCGTTCCGTTCCGGCGTCGCACATGCCGTGGTTCCGGGTACCGACGCGGCGGTCGACGCCATCGCCGCGTCGCTCGGCTCGACCGCCAGGATCGGGGCGAGCCGGGTGATGAAGACCGTGGGCCGCTCGGCGGAAGCCGCCCGGGAAGCGACCTGGGCCCTGGGCACCGCGCAGCGGACCGGCGATGCCATCGTGCGGTACGGTACGGCGACGTCGTGGGTCGGGATGGGCGGCGTCGAGGACGCCCAGGCCATGGTCGAGCGGTGGCTGGGCCCACTCATCGAGCACGATGCGCAGCATCGCACCGGATTGGTCGAGACGCTGGAGGCCTTCCTCACCAACCAGCGCTCGTGGCAGCGCACCGCCGCTGCCATGAACGTGCACCGCCAGACCGTGCTCTACCGCGTGCACAAGGTCGAAGAGCTCACCGGCGCACGGTTGTCCGACACCGCCGACATCGCGCAGCTGTGGTTGGCGTTGCGGTCCCGGGATCTGCTGGACGGGCGCTGA
- a CDS encoding purine-cytosine permease family protein codes for MSETRTKSAESISSIEENTIQQVPLDQRHGRNRDMFTIWFGTNIMILAIVTGALATTVFGQPAWSAVLAIVLGNLFGAIFMALHSAQGPTLGVPQMVQTKGQFGSLGAVLIVAVVVCMYTGFFISILVFGGESLASVLPFLGVKGGILILACVSIAATIWGYTLIHAYARIMTWASGITLVLAFVWAFGVHPMPADFFHSTGASAAGFLGTFAAAAVWQIAYAPYVSDYSRYLPKATGAKPAFWMSYWGTTTGSILPMLLGAGVGLLALDDDPAIALTKATAGISVLVVAVFSVGVAATNAMNLYCGTLCTITILQTFFPKFTARARERAIIAACICAFAVFVALSAGDDFVAKYNNLLILLLGALVPWTAVNLVDFYLVRHGDYVVEDFFLADGGRYGRVNWPAVICYLIGVAVQLPFMIIGTAYTGPMAKLLGGTDISFIVGLVVVSPLYYFTMTSLARRQKATVPVVRNPVP; via the coding sequence ATGAGTGAAACCCGCACTAAATCAGCGGAATCCATCTCCTCCATCGAGGAGAACACCATTCAGCAGGTGCCGCTGGATCAGCGGCACGGCCGCAACCGGGACATGTTCACCATCTGGTTCGGCACCAACATCATGATCCTGGCCATCGTCACCGGTGCGCTGGCGACGACGGTGTTCGGCCAGCCGGCCTGGTCGGCGGTATTGGCCATCGTGCTCGGCAACCTGTTCGGCGCGATCTTCATGGCGCTGCACTCGGCCCAGGGTCCCACCCTGGGCGTGCCCCAGATGGTGCAGACCAAAGGCCAATTCGGTTCGCTGGGTGCGGTACTCATCGTCGCCGTCGTGGTGTGTATGTACACCGGGTTCTTCATCTCGATCCTGGTGTTCGGCGGTGAGTCGCTGGCCTCGGTGCTGCCGTTCCTCGGGGTCAAGGGCGGCATCCTCATCCTGGCGTGCGTCAGTATCGCGGCGACGATCTGGGGTTACACGTTGATCCACGCCTACGCGCGGATCATGACCTGGGCCTCGGGCATCACGCTGGTACTGGCCTTCGTCTGGGCGTTCGGTGTCCACCCGATGCCTGCCGACTTCTTCCACAGCACGGGCGCCTCCGCAGCCGGCTTCCTCGGTACCTTCGCGGCCGCCGCGGTATGGCAGATCGCCTATGCCCCTTACGTTTCGGACTACTCGCGGTACCTGCCCAAGGCGACCGGTGCCAAGCCGGCCTTCTGGATGAGTTACTGGGGCACCACCACCGGATCGATCCTGCCGATGCTGCTCGGTGCCGGAGTCGGTCTGCTGGCCCTCGACGACGATCCGGCCATCGCGCTGACGAAGGCCACCGCAGGCATCAGTGTGCTGGTGGTCGCGGTGTTCAGCGTCGGCGTGGCGGCGACCAACGCGATGAACCTCTACTGCGGAACCCTGTGCACCATCACCATCCTGCAGACCTTCTTCCCGAAGTTCACCGCCAGGGCCCGGGAACGCGCCATCATCGCCGCCTGCATCTGCGCCTTCGCGGTGTTCGTCGCCCTGTCGGCCGGTGACGACTTCGTCGCCAAGTACAACAACCTGCTGATCCTGCTGCTGGGTGCGCTGGTGCCATGGACCGCGGTCAATCTCGTCGACTTCTATCTGGTGCGCCACGGCGACTACGTCGTCGAGGACTTCTTCCTGGCCGACGGTGGCCGTTACGGCCGGGTCAACTGGCCAGCGGTGATCTGCTATCTGATCGGTGTCGCCGTGCAACTGCCGTTCATGATCATCGGCACCGCCTACACCGGCCCGATGGCCAAACTCCTTGGCGGAACTGATATCTCGTTCATCGTCGGCCTCGTCGTGGTCTCGCCGCTGTACTACTTCACGATGACCTCGCTGGCGCGTCGGCAGAAGGCCACCGTCCCGGTCGTGCGCAATCCCGTTCCCTGA
- a CDS encoding GMC family oxidoreductase yields the protein MRLVNTREIDEQPDVLIIGAGASGGVAALELARHGLKVVCLEQGGWNLPDDFAAGKPEWELTRLKQWNASPNVRQNPADYPIDSTESPVEPLMFNGVGGSTIMFSGHWVRAMPSDFRVKTLDGVAEDWPFGYEDLRPFYDEVTHHIGASGLEGDPAYPDAHTFPLPPLPIGKYGLIAAKGMDKLGWHWWPAPNAIASRKYKNQEACMRYGACESGCPVGAKASTDITHWRDAIKLGVQLVTGARVSRITVNDRGLATGAEYIDRDGTLQHQAARVTVLAANGIGTPRLLLNSAPDGLANSSGLVGKRLMTHPYASVYGAYDEDMETWLGPAGQALQSLQFYETDTDRGFVRGAKWNLMPTGGPLAQTLWEPGDDWRDSFGANFHPRLQRTFGRYTEWGITTEDLPDESNTVTLDPDVTDSDGIPAAKIHYKIGENCRRMLDFNVARAVEAHEAAGAVEIHPIPVVRHSAWHLLGTTKMGTDPANSVVDEWCRTHDVPNLFIVDGSTMVTSTGMNPTATIMAVALRSMRHLTETRSSIPTPF from the coding sequence GTGCGACTGGTGAATACCCGAGAAATCGACGAGCAACCTGATGTCCTGATCATCGGCGCGGGTGCGTCCGGCGGAGTGGCGGCCCTGGAGCTGGCCCGCCACGGCCTCAAGGTCGTGTGTCTCGAACAGGGCGGCTGGAACCTGCCCGACGACTTCGCAGCCGGCAAGCCCGAATGGGAGCTGACCCGGCTCAAGCAGTGGAACGCCAGCCCGAATGTGCGGCAGAACCCGGCCGACTATCCGATCGACAGCACCGAGAGCCCGGTCGAGCCGCTGATGTTCAACGGCGTCGGCGGCAGCACCATCATGTTCTCCGGACACTGGGTGCGCGCCATGCCGTCGGACTTCCGGGTCAAGACCCTCGACGGTGTCGCCGAGGACTGGCCTTTCGGCTACGAGGACCTGCGCCCGTTCTACGACGAGGTCACCCACCACATCGGGGCGTCCGGGCTCGAAGGCGACCCGGCCTACCCCGACGCGCACACCTTCCCGCTGCCGCCGCTACCGATCGGCAAATACGGCCTGATCGCGGCCAAGGGCATGGACAAGCTGGGCTGGCACTGGTGGCCCGCGCCCAACGCCATCGCGTCACGCAAGTACAAGAACCAGGAAGCCTGCATGCGCTACGGCGCCTGCGAATCCGGCTGCCCCGTCGGCGCCAAGGCCAGCACCGACATCACCCACTGGCGTGACGCGATCAAGCTCGGCGTGCAACTGGTCACCGGAGCCCGCGTCAGCCGGATCACCGTCAACGACCGCGGGCTCGCGACCGGCGCCGAGTACATCGACCGCGACGGCACGCTGCAGCATCAGGCCGCCCGCGTGACGGTGTTGGCGGCCAACGGAATCGGCACGCCGAGACTGCTGCTGAACTCCGCCCCGGACGGCCTGGCCAACTCCTCGGGCCTGGTCGGCAAGCGACTGATGACCCACCCGTACGCCTCGGTCTACGGCGCTTACGACGAGGACATGGAGACCTGGCTCGGCCCGGCCGGCCAGGCGCTGCAATCCCTGCAGTTCTATGAGACCGACACCGACCGTGGATTCGTCCGCGGCGCGAAGTGGAACCTCATGCCGACGGGTGGCCCACTGGCGCAGACCCTCTGGGAGCCGGGCGACGACTGGCGCGACAGCTTCGGCGCGAACTTCCATCCGCGCTTGCAACGCACATTCGGCCGCTACACCGAGTGGGGCATCACTACCGAGGACCTGCCCGACGAATCCAACACCGTGACACTGGATCCCGACGTCACCGACTCCGACGGGATTCCCGCAGCCAAGATCCACTACAAGATCGGCGAGAATTGCCGGCGGATGCTGGACTTCAACGTCGCGCGGGCCGTCGAGGCCCACGAGGCCGCCGGAGCCGTTGAGATACACCCGATTCCGGTGGTTCGGCACAGCGCCTGGCATCTGCTGGGCACCACCAAGATGGGGACCGACCCGGCCAACTCCGTGGTCGACGAATGGTGCCGCACGCACGACGTGCCGAACTTGTTCATCGTGGACGGCAGCACCATGGTCACCTCGACCGGCATGAACCCCACCGCCACCATCATGGCCGTCGCGCTGCGGTCCATGCGGCACCTGACCGAAACCCGCTCCAGCATCCCCACACCGTTCTGA
- a CDS encoding PucR family transcriptional regulator, with protein sequence MTLTVGDVLAHPSLRSANPAVLSGRDHLDHTVRWVHSTDLYDIADLLRGDEVLLTNGVGLVGVDEGGRRLYIRRLAERGVAGLFFEVGRTFAQVPPEMVDEAQPLGFLVVELAPTLRFTEVAEAVNSELIDRSVSRLRYADETSRALSEALARGATLHELIDQVAAMLGTSARLSDYAGRVMVTAGAVEGNDATRAEVPVMVDGTAWGRLSVDPSGVPELLCAAVLERAPTVLGLCLMREQTGIAGTLRAQQLVLDQLVANQAGDHGAFETRLRAAGIATSGQRYACVAVDPQRVDSVAMVADTLMHHVGHGIFGLVDGLLCGVLAVSAAEPRTDVATAVQAAARALRLSRNRLCITVSRMVDDIDTLPRAMTEARETLRLGQDLGVAGPALGVRTLALERLLAGHGDVDALRAFVDDQIGALERSDAAKGGQLMRTLEVLIECGGAKAEAAKLLHIRRQSLYYRLDQIARLLDVNLDQPGQLTTLAVAVAARRMRGVVR encoded by the coding sequence ATGACCTTGACCGTCGGTGACGTGCTTGCCCACCCGTCGCTGCGGTCGGCCAACCCGGCCGTGCTCAGCGGCCGGGACCACCTCGACCACACCGTGCGGTGGGTGCACTCCACCGATCTGTACGACATCGCGGATCTGCTGCGAGGTGACGAGGTGCTGCTGACCAACGGTGTCGGCCTCGTCGGTGTCGACGAGGGAGGCCGCAGGCTGTACATCCGGCGGCTGGCCGAGCGGGGAGTGGCCGGATTGTTCTTCGAGGTCGGCCGGACGTTCGCGCAGGTGCCGCCGGAAATGGTCGACGAAGCGCAGCCGCTCGGGTTCCTGGTGGTCGAGTTGGCTCCGACGTTGCGGTTCACCGAGGTCGCCGAGGCGGTCAACAGTGAGCTCATCGACCGGTCGGTGTCGCGGTTGCGCTATGCCGACGAGACGTCGCGGGCCTTGTCCGAAGCGTTGGCCCGCGGCGCGACCCTGCACGAACTGATCGATCAGGTCGCGGCGATGCTCGGGACGTCGGCGCGGCTCAGTGATTACGCGGGTCGGGTGATGGTGACCGCCGGTGCCGTCGAGGGAAACGATGCGACGCGCGCGGAGGTGCCCGTCATGGTCGACGGTACGGCCTGGGGTCGGCTGTCGGTGGACCCGTCGGGTGTGCCCGAATTGCTATGCGCCGCAGTGCTGGAGCGGGCGCCGACCGTGCTTGGTCTGTGTCTGATGCGGGAACAGACCGGAATCGCGGGCACCCTGCGGGCGCAACAGTTGGTGCTCGATCAACTGGTGGCCAATCAGGCAGGCGATCATGGCGCGTTCGAAACCCGGCTCCGGGCAGCGGGTATCGCGACGTCGGGGCAGCGCTACGCGTGTGTGGCCGTCGACCCGCAGCGCGTCGACTCCGTCGCGATGGTCGCCGACACCCTGATGCATCACGTGGGCCACGGCATCTTCGGACTGGTCGACGGTCTGTTGTGCGGCGTGCTGGCGGTGTCGGCCGCCGAGCCGCGCACCGACGTCGCCACCGCGGTGCAGGCTGCGGCGCGGGCGCTGCGGTTGTCGCGAAACCGGTTGTGCATCACCGTGAGTCGCATGGTTGACGACATCGACACGTTGCCCCGGGCGATGACCGAGGCGCGGGAGACCCTGCGGCTCGGACAGGATCTCGGGGTGGCGGGTCCAGCGCTCGGGGTGCGGACGCTGGCGCTGGAACGACTGCTGGCCGGCCACGGTGACGTCGATGCCTTGCGCGCGTTCGTCGACGACCAGATCGGCGCGCTGGAACGCAGCGATGCGGCCAAAGGCGGCCAGCTGATGCGGACGCTGGAAGTGCTGATCGAGTGCGGAGGAGCCAAGGCCGAGGCGGCCAAACTGCTGCACATCCGCAGGCAGTCGCTGTACTACCGGCTGGACCAGATTGCCCGCCTGCTCGACGTGAACCTCGACCAACCCGGCCAGTTGACGACGCTCGCGGTCGCCGTCGCGGCCCGACGGATGCGCGGCGTGGTGCGGTAA
- a CDS encoding NAD-dependent epimerase/dehydratase family protein has translation MTTLVTGGRGFVGRHLVDQLLAEGERVIMYNRDYSVDPRDGVVAVLGELFDIPRLTDTLTTYGVDRIIHTAGQSHPALSIELPVTTFAANADGTLAVYEAARMTGVRRIVFFSSECALGNITEPGPVIEDVKPAPTTVYGVTKVAGELLGSAYNSLYSMEIVSLRITEVYGPGLWMPSLLGDMIRAGLRGEPFTLESGGDHGFQFVYVDDVATAARLASTTENLTQQTYFVSGGDRMTVFETAELLAKLLPEAKFDIGPGYLPDWDRQVQFDLSRSERDLGYVPQWALEKGLEKQIEWIRATENL, from the coding sequence ATGACCACACTCGTCACCGGCGGCCGCGGCTTCGTCGGTCGTCACCTGGTGGACCAACTGCTTGCCGAAGGCGAGCGCGTCATCATGTACAACCGCGACTACTCCGTCGACCCTCGCGACGGAGTGGTCGCGGTCCTCGGCGAACTGTTCGACATCCCCCGCCTGACCGACACGCTGACCACCTATGGCGTCGACCGCATCATCCACACGGCCGGGCAGAGCCATCCGGCCCTCTCGATCGAACTGCCGGTCACCACGTTCGCCGCCAATGCCGATGGCACGCTTGCGGTTTACGAGGCCGCCCGCATGACTGGCGTGCGCCGCATCGTGTTCTTCTCGTCGGAATGCGCGCTCGGCAACATCACCGAGCCGGGGCCCGTCATCGAGGACGTCAAACCGGCCCCGACCACCGTCTACGGCGTCACGAAGGTGGCGGGCGAATTGCTTGGCAGCGCGTACAACTCGCTCTACAGCATGGAGATCGTGTCACTGCGGATCACCGAGGTGTACGGCCCCGGGCTGTGGATGCCCAGCCTGCTCGGCGACATGATCCGGGCCGGCCTGCGTGGTGAGCCCTTCACCCTGGAATCCGGCGGTGACCACGGGTTCCAGTTCGTCTACGTCGACGATGTCGCGACCGCCGCCCGGCTCGCCTCCACCACCGAAAACCTCACCCAGCAGACGTATTTCGTGTCAGGCGGCGACCGGATGACCGTGTTCGAGACCGCCGAGCTGCTCGCAAAACTGTTGCCGGAAGCCAAGTTCGACATCGGCCCCGGCTACCTGCCCGACTGGGACCGGCAGGTCCAATTCGACCTGAGCCGCTCCGAACGCGACCTCGGCTATGTGCCGCAGTGGGCGCTGGAGAAGGGTCTGGAGAAGCAGATCGAGTGGATCCGGGCTACCGAGAACCTCTGA
- a CDS encoding SDR family NAD(P)-dependent oxidoreductase, with protein MGEMTNRTALVTGASSGIGLATAATLAREGADVAVLARPEDDLSEAVQLVSAHGRRALPVSVDVRDSAAVRAAFERAEAELGPIDAVLNNAGISRVAPLVDTTDKDFDDLVSINLAGSFYVLREAARVMQSRRRGSIVNTGSELALMGQPGFVAYTATKGAIVAMTRSAAAELVTWGIRVNSVCPGTTRTPLLMVEFEDSADPEAEIAEISASVAAGRFGEPQEIAEAVVFLLSDRASYAVGTHLVVDGGRSTCIPAGNIGVSQNY; from the coding sequence ATGGGTGAGATGACGAACCGTACGGCGCTGGTCACCGGGGCCTCCTCCGGGATCGGGCTGGCCACCGCCGCGACGCTGGCCCGCGAAGGCGCCGACGTGGCCGTGCTGGCCCGGCCCGAGGACGACCTGTCCGAGGCCGTACAGCTGGTGAGCGCGCACGGCCGGCGCGCCCTGCCGGTCAGCGTCGACGTCCGGGACTCCGCGGCGGTGCGGGCGGCGTTCGAGCGAGCCGAAGCAGAGCTCGGCCCCATCGACGCGGTGCTCAACAATGCCGGAATCTCCCGCGTCGCACCGCTGGTCGACACGACCGACAAGGACTTCGACGATCTGGTGTCGATCAACCTGGCCGGATCGTTCTACGTGCTGCGCGAGGCGGCCCGCGTCATGCAGTCCCGCCGGCGCGGCTCGATCGTCAACACCGGCTCCGAGCTCGCTCTCATGGGTCAGCCGGGCTTCGTCGCCTACACCGCGACCAAAGGCGCCATCGTCGCGATGACCCGCAGTGCCGCAGCCGAATTGGTGACCTGGGGCATCCGGGTCAACTCGGTGTGTCCAGGCACCACCCGCACCCCGCTGCTCATGGTCGAATTCGAGGACAGCGCCGATCCGGAGGCCGAGATCGCCGAGATCTCGGCCAGCGTCGCCGCCGGACGGTTCGGCGAGCCGCAGGAGATCGCCGAGGCCGTGGTGTTCCTGCTGTCCGACCGAGCCAGCTACGCGGTGGGCACGCATCTCGTGGTCGACGGTGGCCGGTCGACCTGCATACCGGCCGGCAACATCGGCGTCTCCCAGAACTACTGA
- a CDS encoding creatininase, translating to MTEQKPRLYREMTWPEIAEAARADIPVAIPIGSTEQHGHHLPVCTDWLIPEKLLEEASRRTDLVVGQFVPFGYRSRPGSGGGQHIPGTLSLRATTYIALLEDILSELKRAGFRNIVLYNWHYENSGFIYEPAFLISEKHPDLKILVMEDANPDFTPDRQQAIWPDGFPGLALEHAAVIETSLLLHHAPHLVRAEHIKADAPERVVNHDVLPIDTRMSTTTGTLSSPEAASAEKGKMLTEWMVDRLVAILDEEFGDRRLTV from the coding sequence ATGACTGAACAGAAGCCGCGTCTCTACCGGGAGATGACCTGGCCGGAGATCGCCGAGGCGGCGCGCGCCGACATCCCGGTCGCCATCCCGATCGGCTCGACCGAGCAGCACGGCCACCACCTGCCCGTCTGCACCGACTGGCTGATCCCCGAGAAACTGTTGGAGGAAGCCAGCCGCCGCACCGACCTGGTCGTCGGGCAGTTCGTCCCGTTCGGCTACCGCAGCAGGCCGGGAAGCGGCGGCGGACAACATATTCCGGGCACTCTGTCACTGCGGGCCACCACTTACATCGCCCTGCTCGAGGACATCCTCAGCGAGCTCAAGCGGGCCGGGTTCCGCAACATCGTGCTGTACAACTGGCACTACGAGAACAGCGGATTCATCTACGAGCCCGCGTTCCTGATCTCCGAGAAGCATCCCGATCTGAAGATCCTCGTGATGGAGGACGCCAACCCCGACTTCACGCCGGATCGCCAGCAAGCCATCTGGCCCGACGGCTTCCCCGGCCTGGCGCTCGAGCATGCCGCGGTGATCGAAACCTCGCTGCTGCTGCATCATGCGCCCCATCTGGTGCGCGCCGAGCACATCAAGGCCGACGCTCCAGAGCGGGTGGTCAACCACGATGTGCTGCCGATCGACACCCGCATGTCCACGACCACCGGCACGCTCTCTTCTCCCGAGGCCGCCAGCGCCGAGAAGGGCAAGATGCTCACCGAGTGGATGGTCGACCGCCTCGTCGCCATCCTCGACGAGGAGTTCGGCGACCGCCGACTGACCGTCTGA